GGGTCCCCGGGTTCTTGTCAGCGCACCGTCGCGGTTGCCGGCGATTCAGCGGGCGGTCAGCTCACGATGGCCACGGCCTTGGGCGCACGTGCAGTTGGATTGCCGCTCCCTGATGCGATGCTGCTGATGTCTCCCGTCCTGGATCTCAGGTGCGAACTTGCCAGAGCGCGTGAAATTCGCCGCCGGGATCCTTTTGCCTCCGCTCAATCAGCGGCGCGCGCTCTTGACCTCTACGTAGGTGGCGCAGATCGCGGAGATCCGCGCCTCAGCGTGCTTGACGCGGACCTCACCTCGATGCCGCCGATCCTCATTCAGGTGGGCGGGAGAGAAATGTTGATCGATGACTCGCGCCGTCTCGCCGAGCGACTTCAATCAGCTGGATCCCACGTCGAGATCCAGGTATACCGGGGACAGATCCATGTATTCCAGGCTATGTTCCGGATTCTTCCCGAAGCCCGAGACGCGATTCATCGAGCGGGACGCTTCCTTGAAGCCTCGGAAGTCAGGTGAAAGTGTCCGAACAGGCAATGCTCCTACACCTACACCACCTCGACCGCCGCAGCGTGAAGTCAGTCGTCTCTGCCTCATGAGCAGCAACTTCGCGACGGCCTGTCGCGCATACGATCCGTCGATCGTGATCATCGGGGCCGGCTTCGCCGGGGTTGCGATGGCCCACCGGCTGAAGAAGGACGGGTTCACGAACTTCACGATCCTGGAAAAGGCTGCAGACATCGGGGGTGTTTGGCGTGACAACACCTATCCGGGAGCGGCCTGCGACGTGCCGTCAGCGTTGTACTCACTCTCGTACAAGCCCAATCCTCGTTGGTCACGGCGATATGCCGAGCAACCCGAGATACTCAAGTACCTCCAACAACTCGTGGAGAGTGGCGGACTGGCCGCGCATCTGCGTACCCAGACCGAAGTTGTCGCAATGACCTTCGATGACCAGCTAGGGCGTTGGACCCTGGTTACGAACTCGAACGAGACAATAACCTGCGATGTCGTCGTCTCGGCCGTGGGTCAGCTCTCCTTGCCCCACGTACCCGTTATTGCCGACGCAGACACCTTCCAGGGGCCGCGCTTTCATTCGGCGCGTTGGGACCGATCGGTTTCGCTTCGCGGCAAGCAAGTAGCCGTCATCGGCACAGGAGCTAGTGCCATCCAATTCGTGCCACACATCGCCCAGGAGGCGGAGCATGTCACGCTATATCAGCGCACGGCTCCGTGGATCTTGCCGAAGTGGGACAGCAGGTATGGAGTCCTTCACGACAGGGTGAGCGAGTTATTGCCGATGGCGCTGCGCCTCGAGCGTTTCGCGGTATGGCTAATTTTCGAGTTGCTCGCTGTGACGCTAGTCGACGCGAAGCCCCTCTCACGCGTCCTCGGTGCGATCGCGCGCCGCCACCTACATCGGCAGGTTGCTAGCCCATCTTTGCGCGAGCAATTGATGCCTTCGGACGCGCCAGGGTGCAAGCGAGTGCTGTTCTCGAATGATTACTATCCAGCAATCGCGAGTGATCGCGTGTCGTTGGTGCCGAAGGCTATCGCAGAGCTCTGCGACAACGGTGTCAAGACCGTGGATGGAGAGTTTCGTCCTGCAGATGTCGTGATCTACGGAACCGGGTTTCGCGCCACCGATTTTCTCGCCCCGATGTCCGTGCGCGGCTCTCGCGGAGTCTCCTTGGCCGAGGTGTGGAAGACCCAGGCGTACGCATATCTGGGCATCACTGTCCCCATGTTCCCGAACCTGTTCCTGCTTTATGGTCCCAACACGAATGTGGGCTCGGGGTCGATCCTCTACATGATCGAGTCACAAGTCCGTCACATCGCAACGCTCATCAAAGCCGTGGCTGCTCATCCGGGTCATGCGATCGATGTCAGGACGGAGAGCGCGCAACGCTACAACACGCGCTTGAGAAGGCGACTACGGAGGTCGGTGTGGGCGCTGTGTGCGAGCTGGTATCGAACCTCGAGCGGGGAAATCCCGACGAACTGGCCGGGGCCTAC
This genomic window from Mycobacteroides chelonae contains:
- a CDS encoding flavin-containing monooxygenase, whose translation is MSSNFATACRAYDPSIVIIGAGFAGVAMAHRLKKDGFTNFTILEKAADIGGVWRDNTYPGAACDVPSALYSLSYKPNPRWSRRYAEQPEILKYLQQLVESGGLAAHLRTQTEVVAMTFDDQLGRWTLVTNSNETITCDVVVSAVGQLSLPHVPVIADADTFQGPRFHSARWDRSVSLRGKQVAVIGTGASAIQFVPHIAQEAEHVTLYQRTAPWILPKWDSRYGVLHDRVSELLPMALRLERFAVWLIFELLAVTLVDAKPLSRVLGAIARRHLHRQVASPSLREQLMPSDAPGCKRVLFSNDYYPAIASDRVSLVPKAIAELCDNGVKTVDGEFRPADVVIYGTGFRATDFLAPMSVRGSRGVSLAEVWKTQAYAYLGITVPMFPNLFLLYGPNTNVGSGSILYMIESQVRHIATLIKAVAAHPGHAIDVRTESAQRYNTRLRRRLRRSVWALCASWYRTSSGEIPTNWPGPTLVYRLLTRKPHSGDYVLRNVGRLKV
- a CDS encoding alpha/beta hydrolase; amino-acid sequence: MDAPDWQPSLASHLVAMSSRTTLRPLAQLMPSNAYGLAVMDRVLRTALVASRPRRGVTVRKVDTVFAGGPVRGDWITTPAINPHANPLLYIHGGAYSMCSPETHRGLLGELASASGRPIFAVKYRLAPRYPYPAAADDALNAYRWLTSGGSPGSCQRTVAVAGDSAGGQLTMATALGARAVGLPLPDAMLLMSPVLDLRCELARAREIRRRDPFASAQSAARALDLYVGGADRGDPRLSVLDADLTSMPPILIQVGGREMLIDDSRRLAERLQSAGSHVEIQVYRGQIHVFQAMFRILPEARDAIHRAGRFLEASEVR